The sequence below is a genomic window from Cedecea neteri.
GGATGCCGCCCCATATATTTTATATTGGTTTCTGGAATCCATTTGATCATGTTAATCTATGGCTGCCTGATGTCTTTTCTGCAAGTAATATTGGCATTATACAATTTAACACTTTCCTTTCCTAAACTACCAAAGCACTCAACCAAAAATAAAAAACATTCAGCATTTAAAATGCTCTACTATTTTATTAATGACCTTGCTAATAAATAAATCCGAATGTTATTTAATACACAATATAAAAAATATAATAGCTGTTTTGATAGCAATCAAACGTTATAATTCCCCGCCGGTGCAATTCGAGGCTAGTGGAGAGCGGGACAAAGATGATGCGTGTAAATGGAAAAGCCGCGCTGGTATCTGCCAGCGTCAGGCGAGCGTTACTCCTGGCAGGGATCTTTATGCTGGTGGGCTGCGCCCGCTCCGATGTACTGTGGGGCGTGGTCGATAAGGTGTGCATGACTAACTATCAGCAAACGAGCAGTCCAGCACCGTGCCAGCAGATCTATATGCCTGAAGGGAAGGCTCACGGCTTTAGCGTTATCCAGAACCCACGTTACCCCTATCATTTTATTTTGGTTCCCACGGCGAAGATGACCGGTATCGAAAGCCCGGCGCTGGCAGCGGAAGGGCGCACGGACTATTTCGGCTATGCCTGGCTCATGCGCCGTCTTTTAGACTGGCAGTATGGTGCCCCGATACCCGAAGATAAGCTTGGCCTGGCGCTTAACTCGGCTTATGGCCGCAGCCAAAACCAGCTGCATATTCACCTGACCTGCCTGCGGGAAGACGTCAGGCGTCAGATGCTGGCAGAACGTCCCTTTATAACGGAAGAATGGCGACCCTTGCCCGATAAACTCCTGCGTTACACCTGGTACGCGCGGCGGGTGATGCAGCCGACGGTGATGGGAATTGACCCCATTCACAGCGTCGCCAGCTATTTTCATTTATCACCGGAACAGCTGGCAGAGTGGGGTGTGGCCGTCATTCCAACCGCTTACGGCGATCAAAAAGGGTTTATCTTACTGACCACTAAACGTGGCTGGGACCGGAATAATCGGGCCTCGGTGGAAGCGCTACTGGATAAAGAGTGTGCGATCTTGTCACCCAAAGCGCCCCTTTGAAGAAGGCCTCAGATGAATTTGACGAGATAAGCAGCATCAGATTTTTTTACACATAGGTTATGTCTTTTTCTTATTTGCCAGGATCCTAACAGTTTGAAAAACTCTCCCGACCGTACCCGAATGGTGGGTAATTTCAAATTTGCTGTTGTTATTGGTTTAAGGAAGACGTTATTTATGCGCCTGGCAATAAAACATACCGTAAAATTTTCTCTGCTGACCGTTTCACTGGCTGGAGCCATGTTGCTTACCGGCTGTGGTCCTAAACAGGACGCAAACCATATTAAGGTGGGTATCAGCGCAGGCATCGATCAGCCGCTTTGGGATACCGTCAAAAAGGTCGCCAAAGAAAAATACAATCTTGACGTAGAAGTGGTGACCTTCACTGACTATGTCTTACCCAATTCCGCTTTGAGCAGCGGTGATATTGATGCCAACTCCTTCCAGCACGGCCCATATCTGGATAAGCAAATTAAAGAACGTGGCTATAAGTTAGCCGAGGTGGGCAATACATTTGTTTATCCCATTGCCGGTTATTCCCGAAAAATTAAATCAGTGTCTGAACTGAAGGACGGCGCTCAGGTAGCTGTGCCCAATGACCCCACAAATCTTGGCCGTTCACTGCTGCTGCTGCAAACCCAAGGCTTGATAAAACTGAAAGATAACGTAGGTCTGCTGCCAACATCTCTGGATATTGTAGAGAATCCTAAGAAACTGAAAATTGTTGAAGTGGAGGCCGCGCAGCTGACTCGCGCTATTGATGACGACAAAATCGACCTCGCGATCATCAACACCAACTATTCCAGTCAGATAGGACTGACCCCCGCCAAAAACGGTCTGTTTGTTGAAGATAAAAATTCGCCGTACGTGAACATTATTGTTGCCCGGGAAGATAATAAGGACAGCGAAAATGTGAAGAATTTGGTGAAGGCCTACCAGACGGATGAAGTGGCCGCCGCTGCGGATGCCGTTTACCACGGCGATGCCGTCAAAGGCTGGTAACATAGGCCGGATCCCGCCTGGCGGGATCCGGGAAAATCTACCTCGTGAAAAGATGGGTGCCCACGGACAAACAGCCGCTGAGCAACAATACGCAGGTAATAACCATCAGTGAATAAGCTATTCTCATCGGGATCTCCGCCATTCAGAAAAGGGAAACGCAGCCGCTGAGAAGGGCGAGAGCACCGAGTAAAAACAGGCAATAAAAAGCTTTTTTAAACATAACATCACCACCTTGATAGCGTCATGTCGCTTACTTTGCCGGGTCATTATCAATATCGGGTCAATAAAGCCCGGAGAAACGCTCAAGCTGCACCTGTGTATGGCAAAAAATTAGATAGCTTTGTCAAAAAAGCATCTCAGTTTTTAACTGCCGGTTTCACAACGTGGTTTTTCGGCGAATGATCCGCGATATTATGGAACACTAAAAGGCATTTCAGGTTATCTAAATTCTACTGCATCAGGCTCGAAAGTTTATACCGTTGCAGGTATCTCAAGAAAAACGTAATTTGCGCATGCGCAAATTTCTCGTCATTGCTTATGGGGAATTCATGACTACAAAGTTGAAATTTATCCGACTGAAAATCGAAGATGAGTTAATCCAGCCGGTCAATAATCTGGCAGGCATTCGGGATGAGTTAAAGGCCGATATAGCCAGCGAAATTATTGAGTGGTATCTGAACCAACGAAAAGCAGGACATGTACACATTCGGTACTTCTCCAGTCCGAAAGGCTCAGATTACCGAGGGATCTGGTTTCATCCGGATACGATCAAACGAGCGAAACAGCAGGCCTCAGACGATCAACAACCGTTAAATCGACTGATTTATACAGCTCTGGCGCGTTACTTTGAACAATCGGCCTAACTTTTGTAAATATGCACTGTTCAAAGTAGGCGAGTTACTGCTGATACTCACTGGATTTTGCGCATGCGCAAATGGGCCAGACCTCGGAGGTAACGATGAAAATTGATAATAAGCAGAATGATGAACCAGAATCCCAGCTGATGCGAAACGTCGGCTTCATCAAGCCTACGATGAACAGGTCGTATCGGTTGTCCGGGGCCAGCTTAGTTATCAACCGGCGCTGAAATCACGCTATTCAAAATCGGCGTCGCGAAAGTTCTGCCACAAAATCGAGTTTAAGTGATTTTGCGCATGCGCAAATGTGAGGAAGACAGATGACACGAGCGATTGAAAAAATTGAGTACGATCTGGAACGAGCACGCCGCGAACGAGATGCCTGGAAAAACAGTCGCGGTGGCAAGTCCAACTATCAGATGGCCAGCGTGATGGTATCAGCGCTGGAGAAAGAGCTTTCAAAGGCCATCAGCAACCAGGTCAACGATGCCCACAAAACGCCAGATCCTGTGTAATCACATTTAGGTGCGCATAATGTATATTATGTTAAATCATGTTGATTGTTAACTTACTTCATGAACCAAGATGGTTCGCATAAAATCATAGGGTTAAGACTCCCCTTAATCTTTCGTTAGCTGGCATTATGTTTAAGAGCTATTTTCTTCATATCCACGAACTTCTCTGAGGATGTCTCAGATGTATATACTCGAACAGTTGAGTGTTGCTCCAAACCGGCGGATTTGGACATTGGTTGATACCACTACTAACTTACCGCTTCTGTTTCCACTTCTCTTTCTCATTGATCGCTTGTCTTTACGTTCCGAATCCACGCAGTCATCTACGTTTCCGCAAGTTATGCAACAGATGGGCATCAACGGCCAAATCTCGCCATTTAGTCCTCAGTCTGCGACAGGCGATTCTATGAATGCCTTTCACGGTGGTTTATGCAACGGCTTACAAGCACCAGCCATGCCGGGGACGTTCGCACAACTCCCTGCATCGATCAGCGGAAATAACGCTTCCAGCAGTTATAATCAGCTTGGAAATACCATGGGAAGTCAGTTAGCCAATAACATGGGTCTTCAGGCACTTGATAATGTGACAGCGGATACTGGAGGTTTATCCTTTAACGGGGGCGGAAAAGTGGATGGAGGCACAACTGATTCATGGGCGCAAATCGGTAAGTTTATGGATCAACACCCGGAGATTTATGGTAAGCCACAAGGAGATGGGTCAAGCAGTGGAAAAATTGCAGATGCAGGGAAATCCCCTTCCAGACCATTTGAAGAGAGGTTTTTCGTTGAGCCTTATTTAAAACTCCACTGTGCGGAAATAACAAAAACTGAGGGTATTATGATGCCGACATCTACCCCAAAGTAGGATGTGAAATTATACTGTAATCCATGGTAAATATATGGTGAAAAACCAATGCCAGTAACTTTCTTAAAATCATGATAAGAACCGTGATCCCCACAATCACTAAAAGTGTCAAAGAAAAATTCGCCTACATACCCATATATTCCTTTAAAAACCAATCCATCGCTAAGATTCACCCAATCTTTTCTAACGCCAGCCGCCAGGCATCTATCATTAAAGCTATTATTCATCGTTCCAAGAATGAAACTATACTCTGACTGTTCTGAAAATTTTCTTTCCACCGAGAAAAATTTGTTATCAAAGTGCTCTGTATACTGCCCATGGTTATGGGTGAGATGATACACATAAGATCCTGTATTTATGGAATAAAGACTCACCTCTTCTGCTTGACAAGAGAAAGATAAGACAAATACTACGCACGCATATAAAAAACAATACAACCCTGATTTGGTTCTATTTTCATATTTCGAGTTCATGATTAAGCTCTTATGAAGTTAAGCTTTAGAATTTTAAATTTAAGCCATCTTTTCGACAGCAAGTGGATGCAATGTTTCCACATCCACTTGCTGAACTATAAGCCTATTTCAGGGTTGTTTATTCCGCCATCTTTTTGTTAAAACTTTTTCTAATTCAACAATTAGAAACATTACGAATCCAATGCTGAAAGTTATAACCCAGTAACGGAACGGTAGCGCTTCGGTGCCAAACAACATCTGCATGAACGGTGCGTAAATGATGAGAAGCTGCAGTGCCAACAGTACGCCACTCACAATCCAAATCCCTTTATTTGCCAGCAGCCCTTTGCTCAGTGAGAAGCCGTCATTAACGCGGCAGTTGAGCATGTAAAACCATTGGGCGGTCACCAGCGTTTGCAACAGCACGGTGCGGATAAATTCCGCCGAGTAACCACGCGGCTGCAACCAGGCCTCCAGCACAAAGGCGCTAATGGCAATCATCAGGCCGACAAACACCACTCGCCAGATGGCATAGCCGTCCATCACATGCAGATCCGCCTTACGCGGTGGACGGTTCATAATGCCCTTCTCACCCGCTTCAAACGCCAGACCAAATGACAGCGTTGCCGACGTCGCCATGTTCATCCACAGAATCAGTACCGGCGTCAACGGAATCAGGTTTCCTGCCAGTAGCGCGATTATAATCAGCAAAGCCTGGGCAATGTTGCTGGGGATCACGAACAGAATAGTCTTTTTCAGGTTATCGTAAACCCGACGCCCCTCGTGTACCGCGCTGGCAATAGTGGAAAAGTTGTCGTCCGTTAAAACCATGTCGGCGGCTTCTTTGGTGACTTCAGTCCCCTTAATCCCCATAGCAATACCCACATCGGCCCGCTTGAGCGCCGGGGCATCGTTCACGCCATCCCCGGTCATTCCTACGACTTCCAGCTTGCTTTGTAATGCCTGAACAAGGCGGAACTTATCCTCCGGACTGGTTCGTGCAAAAATATCGTATTGCTGTGCGGCATCACTAAGCTGACGATCGTCCATCGCCTCAAGTTCGCGGCCAGTTATGGCACTTGCAGCATTACCAATACCTAACATTTGCCCTATACTCATCGCCGTTTGCGGATGGTCGCCGGTGATCATTTTCACGCGGATCCCCGCCTGGAGGCAGTCGGCAATGGCGGTGATGGCTTCCGGACGCGGCGGATCCATCATGCCGGCAATGCCAAGCAGGATCACCCCATCACTCAGATCCGAATGATCCAGCTCTCGTTGCCCTTCGCCAGCCGGTTTCCAGGCCGCAGCCACCATGCGCAACCCTTCGCGGGCGTACTCTTCAATCTTACCTTCCCAGTAAGACTGCGCGAACGGCTGCAGCCCGTCATTCGTCTGCTGGAACTGGCAGAGGCGGAACAGGACGTCCGGTGCGCCGGTAATCAAAATAACCTCTTCATCACCAAGACGATAAAGCGTGGACATGTATTTATACTGCGAATCAAACGGAATTTTACTGCGCATTTGGGTATCGAGCGGCGGAAGCGGAGTTTTCGCCGCCAGCACCTTCAGCGCACCCTCGGTTGGTCCCCCAGTAATTTTCCACAACCCCTGCTCGTCTTTGATCAGTTGACTGTCATTACAGAGGTCAATGGTGCGCAGATAGCGTTCCAGCAGAGAACCCTGCGTAATGCTGACGGGCGTCGGGTCGTCTATGGGATGAATATTCCCCACTGGCTCGTAGCTGTCTCCCTCCACGCGATAGATCGTGTCAGCGGTAATCACCGCTTTGACCGTCATTTCATTCATGGTCAGGGTGCCAGTTTTATCCGAGCAGATGACCGTCATCGCCCCTAGCGTTTCAACCGTGGGCAGCTTACGAATGATGGCCTTGCGACGAGCCATGGCCTGTACGCCAAGCGAAAGAATGATGGAAATAATGGCCGGCAACCCTTCCGGTACCGCTGCAACAGCGAGGCTGATAAGTGACAATACCAGCTCTGAAACCGGCATATCTCTGAACAGGATACTGAAGACAAACAGGGCCAGCATCATCACCAGGATAGTGATGAAGATAGTTTTACCGAGCTTATCCATCTGCACCATCAGGGGTGTACGGTGTTTTTCGATATCAGACATCATCTGATTGATATGGCCAAGCTCGGTCTCTCCACCGGTCGCGACCACCACACCTTTCCCACCGCCGGAGCTGACTGTAGTACCTGAATAGAGCAGGTTATATCGATCGCCTAAAGGCAGTTCTCCGCTTAACGCGTCGCTGTTTTTCTCAACCACGGTGGATTCACCGGTCAGGATGGCCTCCTCCACGCGAAGGTTATGCGCTTCTATCACACGCAGGTCCGCGGGAATACGATCCCCGGCACGAATCACCACAATGTCGCCAGGGACCAGTGCCGTGGTGGGGATGGTTTCATGATTACCCTGTCGAACTACCACAACTTCGCTGGAGAGCATATT
It includes:
- the metQ gene encoding methionine ABC transporter substrate-binding lipoprotein MetQ — protein: MRLAIKHTVKFSLLTVSLAGAMLLTGCGPKQDANHIKVGISAGIDQPLWDTVKKVAKEKYNLDVEVVTFTDYVLPNSALSSGDIDANSFQHGPYLDKQIKERGYKLAEVGNTFVYPIAGYSRKIKSVSELKDGAQVAVPNDPTNLGRSLLLLQTQGLIKLKDNVGLLPTSLDIVENPKKLKIVEVEAAQLTRAIDDDKIDLAIINTNYSSQIGLTPAKNGLFVEDKNSPYVNIIVAREDNKDSENVKNLVKAYQTDEVAAAADAVYHGDAVKGW
- a CDS encoding CDP-diacylglycerol diphosphatase; translated protein: MLVGCARSDVLWGVVDKVCMTNYQQTSSPAPCQQIYMPEGKAHGFSVIQNPRYPYHFILVPTAKMTGIESPALAAEGRTDYFGYAWLMRRLLDWQYGAPIPEDKLGLALNSAYGRSQNQLHIHLTCLREDVRRQMLAERPFITEEWRPLPDKLLRYTWYARRVMQPTVMGIDPIHSVASYFHLSPEQLAEWGVAVIPTAYGDQKGFILLTTKRGWDRNNRASVEALLDKECAILSPKAPL
- a CDS encoding cation-transporting P-type ATPase; amino-acid sequence: MKTGKPERPYYQQTVDETLSGIDSTPEGLSGIEASARLQQYGENALPQKKGKPAWLRFLAHFNDVLIYVLLVAALLKLFMGHWVDMFVILGVAIINALIGHIQESNAEKSLQSIRNMLSSEVVVVRQGNHETIPTTALVPGDIVVIRAGDRIPADLRVIEAHNLRVEEAILTGESTVVEKNSDALSGELPLGDRYNLLYSGTTVSSGGGKGVVVATGGETELGHINQMMSDIEKHRTPLMVQMDKLGKTIFITILVMMLALFVFSILFRDMPVSELVLSLISLAVAAVPEGLPAIISIILSLGVQAMARRKAIIRKLPTVETLGAMTVICSDKTGTLTMNEMTVKAVITADTIYRVEGDSYEPVGNIHPIDDPTPVSITQGSLLERYLRTIDLCNDSQLIKDEQGLWKITGGPTEGALKVLAAKTPLPPLDTQMRSKIPFDSQYKYMSTLYRLGDEEVILITGAPDVLFRLCQFQQTNDGLQPFAQSYWEGKIEEYAREGLRMVAAAWKPAGEGQRELDHSDLSDGVILLGIAGMMDPPRPEAITAIADCLQAGIRVKMITGDHPQTAMSIGQMLGIGNAASAITGRELEAMDDRQLSDAAQQYDIFARTSPEDKFRLVQALQSKLEVVGMTGDGVNDAPALKRADVGIAMGIKGTEVTKEAADMVLTDDNFSTIASAVHEGRRVYDNLKKTILFVIPSNIAQALLIIIALLAGNLIPLTPVLILWMNMATSATLSFGLAFEAGEKGIMNRPPRKADLHVMDGYAIWRVVFVGLMIAISAFVLEAWLQPRGYSAEFIRTVLLQTLVTAQWFYMLNCRVNDGFSLSKGLLANKGIWIVSGVLLALQLLIIYAPFMQMLFGTEALPFRYWVITFSIGFVMFLIVELEKVLTKRWRNKQP